Proteins encoded by one window of Emticicia oligotrophica DSM 17448:
- a CDS encoding serine hydrolase domain-containing protein — protein sequence MKNLSILLSFIFLFLITGIKAQVPQSFTFSKTPEEVGFSSERLKYLDAHFQSVVDKGIAPNIVTFIAKKGKIVHYKAFGYSNLENKIPVKKDDIFRIASQSKLITTVGLLMLFEEGKFFLDEPISKYIPAFKNPRVLVSYDEKDRSKYITRPAKSEITIRQLLSHSAGIPYEHALQDLPEFKVPFFCSTEKDILKDVVDKIAARPLVADPGTQFVYGLNTDIIGRLIEVLSGMSFDEYLRKKVLEPLGMNDTYFYLPDAKASRLVELYSKGSTEDKLTLHTNDTYRKYAISGAKTYFSGGAGLLSTIEDYAKICQFIMNKGEFNGKRLLARSTVEMMGRNQIGESFVWDRQDKFGLGLQIISPESHYGDNATPGSLTWGGMYCSEYTIDPKEETIMLVYTNVHPYAHYSEIVRKFRILVYQSML from the coding sequence ATGAAAAACCTATCTATTCTCCTTTCATTTATATTTTTATTCCTAATTACAGGTATAAAAGCCCAAGTACCACAATCGTTTACATTCTCTAAAACGCCTGAAGAAGTAGGCTTTTCGAGCGAACGATTAAAGTATTTAGATGCTCACTTTCAGAGTGTGGTAGATAAAGGTATTGCTCCAAATATTGTTACTTTTATTGCAAAAAAAGGAAAGATTGTACATTATAAAGCCTTCGGATACAGCAATTTAGAAAACAAAATTCCGGTAAAAAAAGATGATATTTTCAGAATCGCTTCACAATCAAAACTCATCACAACGGTTGGGCTCTTAATGCTTTTTGAGGAAGGGAAATTTTTTTTAGATGAACCTATTTCTAAATATATTCCAGCATTTAAAAATCCACGCGTATTAGTAAGCTATGACGAAAAAGATAGAAGCAAGTATATTACTCGTCCAGCAAAATCTGAAATAACTATTCGTCAACTCCTCAGCCATTCAGCTGGCATTCCATACGAACATGCCCTTCAAGACTTGCCCGAATTCAAAGTGCCTTTCTTTTGTTCAACCGAAAAAGATATTTTAAAAGACGTTGTTGATAAAATTGCTGCACGACCACTCGTAGCCGACCCCGGTACGCAATTCGTTTACGGCTTAAACACTGATATTATTGGCCGTCTAATTGAAGTACTTTCTGGGATGTCGTTTGATGAGTATTTGCGTAAAAAAGTTCTTGAGCCTTTAGGCATGAACGATACCTATTTCTATTTGCCTGATGCGAAAGCGTCTCGCTTAGTTGAACTTTATTCTAAAGGAAGTACAGAAGATAAACTTACACTTCACACAAACGATACTTACAGAAAATACGCTATTTCTGGAGCGAAAACCTATTTTTCTGGTGGAGCAGGTCTATTAAGTACCATTGAAGATTATGCCAAAATTTGTCAATTTATAATGAATAAGGGCGAGTTTAATGGCAAACGTTTATTAGCTCGTTCAACCGTAGAAATGATGGGACGCAATCAAATAGGAGAAAGTTTTGTGTGGGACCGTCAAGATAAATTTGGTTTAGGTTTGCAAATTATTTCGCCAGAATCACATTATGGCGATAATGCGACCCCAGGCTCATTAACTTGGGGTGGCATGTACTGCTCAGAATATACAATTGACCCTAAAGAAGAAACAATTATGCTAGTTTATACTAATGTTCATCCTTATGCTCACTATTCTGAAATAGTGCGTAAGTTTAGAATATTAGTATATCAATCAATGTTATAA
- a CDS encoding penicillin-binding protein 1A, whose product MKFPFFELAAGKYRNIISNIWKFTGFSMIVFIIYLIAVNFNLFWLFGKMPSLEDIDNPKSDVASEIISSDGKVLGKFFYENRSPIEFNELSPNIVNALVATEDVRFTVHSGIDARSTLRVVTGIFTGQRKGGGSTLSQQLAKNLFRLREDDFYKGPLYSVPGIRQLLIKTKEWITAIKLERRYTKQEIMEKYLNTVEFSSGAYGIKSAAKTYFKKEPSELSLEEAAVLVGMCQNPSRFNPKFHPVASKERRNIVFDQMVKYNKISLEQAESLKDKTIVLNYSPESHNSGPAPYFRQFLKDWLKTEIVKEGYEADDIYTKGFKIYTTIDSHMQAYAEEALRENMKDQQKKFYAHWKGKGNPWVLESKTREGRYEEIPNYIENIAKTSPRFRELKVEYDGDLDKVWRDMNKKTKMRVFTWAGERDTLLSPMDSIRHYKFFLHSSFLAMDPRNGQIKAWVGGINYKHFKYDHVYQGKRQPGSTFKPFVYCTAIDNGFSTCEHVTDQPITIQVPGGSWTPKNSDGKYSYRSMTLRQALGQSINTVSAYLINQFKAENVIKYAHKLGIKSDLPEVPAICLGIGDVSLYELMAGYCVFANQGKYTEPLFVTKITDKNGEVIKEYYSDSKEVISQETAYKMIHLMRGATQPGGTAAGLGRYGVLDGNEVAAKTGTTSNFSDGWFMGITPTLVAGGWTGGDDPTIHFRDINLGQGARLSMPTWGAFFQRVYADKTLEYKKGSFLKPSTVSISGDCVFTAGEGAYIDSTQKYTPPTAKPADDELL is encoded by the coding sequence ATGAAGTTTCCTTTTTTTGAACTGGCAGCTGGAAAATATCGAAATATAATCAGTAATATTTGGAAATTTACTGGTTTTTCAATGATTGTTTTTATAATCTACCTGATTGCCGTTAACTTTAATTTATTTTGGTTATTTGGTAAAATGCCAAGTTTAGAAGATATTGATAATCCGAAGAGCGATGTTGCTTCCGAAATAATTTCTTCTGATGGAAAGGTTCTAGGTAAATTTTTCTACGAAAATCGTAGTCCGATTGAATTTAATGAACTTTCACCAAATATTGTTAACGCATTGGTTGCTACTGAAGATGTGCGTTTTACCGTGCACTCGGGTATTGATGCTCGTAGTACCTTACGTGTAGTAACTGGTATTTTTACTGGTCAACGCAAGGGCGGTGGAAGTACGTTATCTCAGCAATTAGCTAAAAACCTTTTTAGACTTCGAGAAGATGATTTTTATAAAGGTCCGCTCTATAGTGTTCCTGGAATTAGACAGTTGCTAATCAAAACTAAAGAGTGGATTACTGCCATTAAATTGGAGCGTAGATATACGAAGCAGGAGATTATGGAGAAATATCTCAATACGGTTGAGTTTAGTAGTGGAGCATATGGAATAAAATCAGCAGCGAAAACCTATTTCAAGAAAGAACCAAGTGAGCTTAGTTTAGAGGAAGCAGCAGTTTTGGTAGGAATGTGTCAGAATCCTTCAAGATTTAATCCTAAGTTTCACCCTGTCGCTTCAAAAGAGCGTAGAAATATTGTGTTTGACCAAATGGTAAAATACAATAAAATATCGCTTGAACAGGCTGAGAGTTTAAAAGATAAAACGATTGTCTTGAATTATTCGCCAGAAAGCCATAATTCGGGGCCAGCTCCATATTTCCGTCAGTTTTTAAAGGATTGGCTAAAAACCGAAATAGTAAAAGAAGGCTATGAAGCAGATGATATTTATACAAAAGGGTTCAAGATTTACACAACCATTGATTCGCACATGCAAGCTTATGCCGAAGAAGCTTTGCGTGAAAACATGAAAGACCAACAGAAGAAGTTTTATGCTCACTGGAAAGGAAAGGGAAATCCTTGGGTCTTAGAATCTAAAACAAGAGAAGGAAGGTATGAAGAAATACCAAATTATATTGAAAATATTGCTAAAACCTCTCCACGTTTTCGTGAGCTAAAAGTAGAATACGATGGCGATTTGGATAAGGTTTGGCGTGATATGAATAAGAAAACAAAAATGAGGGTGTTTACATGGGCAGGTGAGCGTGATACACTGCTTTCTCCTATGGATTCTATTCGCCACTATAAATTTTTCTTGCATTCAAGCTTCTTAGCCATGGACCCTCGTAATGGGCAGATTAAGGCTTGGGTAGGCGGTATCAATTACAAACATTTTAAATACGACCACGTTTATCAAGGTAAACGTCAGCCGGGTTCAACTTTCAAGCCATTCGTTTACTGTACGGCCATTGATAATGGTTTTTCTACTTGTGAGCATGTAACAGATCAACCGATTACAATTCAGGTTCCAGGGGGGAGTTGGACTCCTAAAAACTCCGATGGAAAATATTCATATCGCTCTATGACTCTCCGTCAGGCTTTGGGACAATCTATCAATACTGTGAGTGCTTATTTGATTAATCAGTTTAAAGCAGAAAACGTAATTAAATATGCTCATAAGCTAGGCATTAAAAGTGATTTACCTGAGGTACCTGCCATCTGTTTGGGTATTGGAGATGTATCTTTATATGAATTAATGGCTGGTTATTGTGTTTTTGCGAATCAAGGAAAATATACTGAGCCACTTTTTGTAACTAAAATTACGGATAAAAATGGCGAAGTAATAAAAGAGTATTACTCTGATAGTAAGGAAGTTATCAGCCAAGAAACCGCCTATAAAATGATTCACCTGATGCGTGGTGCTACGCAGCCAGGTGGTACCGCAGCAGGGTTAGGACGTTATGGCGTATTAGATGGCAATGAGGTGGCCGCTAAAACAGGAACAACCTCAAACTTCTCGGATGGCTGGTTTATGGGTATTACACCAACACTTGTTGCAGGTGGCTGGACGGGTGGCGACGACCCAACTATTCACTTCCGTGATATAAATCTTGGGCAAGGAGCGAGGCTCTCTATGCCAACTTGGGGGGCGTTTTTCCAACGTGTATATGCTGATAAAACTCTTGAATATAAGAAAGGTTCGTTTTTGAAGCCCTCAACTGTTTCAATATCTGGCGATTGTGTATTTACTGCGGGAGAAGGTGCCTATATTGATTCAACTCAAAAATATACACCTCCAACGGCAAAACCTGCCGATGATGAGTTGTTATGA
- the dapA gene encoding 4-hydroxy-tetrahydrodipicolinate synthase, whose translation MEHPLKGVGVALITPFDQNHEIDYDGFRRLIDFTSDGGVDYLVVQGTTGETSTTTAQEKADLLKFAKEHNKKNLPIVYGLGGNNTKVVLETIKNTDLSGVTAILSVCPYYNKPSQAGLIAHFTAIADASPVPVLLYNVPGRTVTHIQIPTVLELAKHPNIIGIKDASSIENAIELSKRCPKDFLLLSGDDNLVTTSVSMGFSGVISVIANAFPKEFGEMTWAALNGDFKKAAAIQQRFVDFDTLLYVESNPVGIKKCCEIKGICSSEVRLPLVKASSELGVKLTKAMIAEGFWQ comes from the coding sequence ATGGAACATCCATTGAAAGGAGTAGGTGTAGCATTGATTACACCCTTTGACCAAAACCACGAAATTGACTATGACGGCTTCCGTCGATTAATTGATTTTACTTCTGATGGAGGTGTAGATTATCTTGTTGTACAAGGTACAACTGGCGAAACCTCAACTACCACTGCACAAGAAAAAGCAGATTTACTGAAATTTGCAAAAGAACATAATAAAAAGAATTTACCAATTGTATATGGTCTAGGAGGAAACAACACTAAAGTTGTACTTGAGACTATAAAAAATACTGATTTGAGCGGCGTAACAGCTATTCTTTCAGTTTGCCCATATTACAATAAACCTTCTCAGGCGGGTCTTATTGCTCACTTTACGGCTATCGCCGATGCCTCACCAGTGCCCGTATTATTGTATAATGTACCCGGACGCACAGTTACGCACATACAAATCCCTACTGTACTAGAATTGGCAAAGCACCCTAATATTATTGGTATAAAAGATGCAAGTAGCATTGAAAATGCCATTGAATTAAGTAAGCGTTGTCCAAAAGATTTCTTATTGCTTTCTGGTGATGATAACCTAGTGACAACCTCTGTGAGCATGGGCTTCAGCGGTGTGATTTCAGTAATTGCCAATGCTTTTCCAAAAGAATTTGGAGAAATGACTTGGGCAGCCCTCAATGGTGATTTCAAGAAAGCAGCAGCTATTCAGCAAAGATTTGTTGATTTTGATACTCTTTTATACGTTGAGTCAAATCCTGTGGGTATTAAGAAATGTTGCGAGATTAAAGGAATTTGTAGCTCTGAAGTACGCTTACCATTAGTAAAAGCCTCTTCAGAACTCGGAGTAAAACTTACTAAAGCGATGATTGCCGAAGGTTTTTGGCAGTGA
- the uxaC gene encoding glucuronate isomerase, whose amino-acid sequence MKKFLDEDFLLQTKTARTLYHEYAKDMPIIDYHNHLPPDQILGDKVFGNITQVWLYGDHYKWRAMRTNGINERFCTGDATDYEKFEKWAETVPYTLRNPLYHWTHLELQRYFGIQDVLSPATAKQIYDDCTAKIQSPEYSVRNLLGKMNVEVVCTTDDPLDTLEFHQAYHKDTSAKIKMLPAFRPDKFILIENPNFSTFVQKLGTIVNMEINSYEALLKALRTRADFFASNGCQLCDHGLEQIYAADFTPEQADSAFKKAISGKGVSAEEAIIFKSAILHALGVMYHELGWTQQFHLGALRNNNTRALRILGPDTGWDSIGDYSQAVSLSKFLGRLDEYNQLAKTIIYNLNPADNEVIATMIGNFNDGSIAGKVQFGSGWWFLDQKDGMEKQINALSNMGLLSRFIGMLTDSRSFLSFPRHEYFRRILCNILGNDIENGEIPNDIKWTGQIVQNICYNNAKDYFGF is encoded by the coding sequence ATGAAGAAGTTTTTAGACGAGGATTTTCTACTACAAACAAAGACAGCACGCACACTCTACCACGAGTATGCTAAAGATATGCCTATCATTGATTACCATAATCACTTACCACCTGACCAAATTTTGGGTGATAAAGTTTTTGGTAATATTACTCAGGTTTGGCTCTACGGCGACCATTACAAATGGAGAGCGATGCGTACCAATGGAATCAACGAAAGATTCTGCACTGGAGACGCGACTGACTACGAAAAATTCGAAAAATGGGCAGAAACTGTACCTTATACACTCCGAAATCCATTATACCATTGGACACACTTAGAGCTTCAACGATATTTCGGTATTCAGGATGTATTAAGTCCTGCTACAGCCAAACAAATTTATGATGACTGTACGGCTAAAATTCAATCGCCTGAATATTCGGTAAGAAACCTTTTAGGTAAAATGAATGTGGAAGTGGTTTGTACCACTGATGACCCACTCGATACACTCGAATTCCATCAAGCTTATCATAAAGATACTTCAGCAAAAATCAAAATGTTGCCAGCGTTTCGTCCAGATAAGTTTATATTAATAGAAAACCCTAATTTCTCAACTTTCGTACAAAAATTAGGTACTATCGTGAATATGGAAATCAACTCTTACGAAGCTTTATTGAAAGCCCTTCGTACACGTGCTGATTTCTTTGCGAGCAACGGTTGTCAACTCTGTGACCACGGTTTAGAGCAAATTTACGCAGCAGACTTTACACCCGAACAAGCTGATTCAGCTTTCAAAAAAGCAATTTCAGGCAAAGGCGTAAGTGCAGAAGAAGCCATCATATTCAAATCGGCCATCTTGCATGCTTTGGGTGTAATGTACCACGAATTGGGTTGGACACAACAATTTCACTTGGGAGCATTACGCAACAATAATACTCGTGCATTGAGAATTTTAGGTCCAGATACTGGTTGGGACTCAATCGGAGATTATTCTCAAGCCGTTTCGCTTTCGAAGTTCTTAGGTCGCTTAGATGAATATAATCAACTAGCCAAAACAATCATTTATAACTTAAATCCTGCCGATAATGAAGTAATTGCCACTATGATTGGTAACTTTAATGATGGTTCTATTGCAGGAAAAGTTCAATTTGGCTCGGGTTGGTGGTTCCTTGACCAAAAAGATGGCATGGAAAAACAAATCAATGCTCTTTCGAATATGGGTCTTTTGAGTCGATTTATTGGTATGTTAACCGACTCAAGAAGTTTCTTATCATTCCCTCGCCATGAGTATTTCCGTAGAATTTTATGTAATATCCTTGGAAATGACATCGAAAACGGCGAAATTCCAAACGATATTAAATGGACAGGCCAAATAGTTCAGAATATTTGCTATAACAACGCAAAAGATTATTTTGGATTCTAA
- a CDS encoding YihY/virulence factor BrkB family protein, translating to MKRAIKFLQNIYLWDTTVSLYHVLKILWKKIVTFDIDQRAASVSYSFLLAVFPGVIFLFTLIPFVPIENLDGLIMNFLRDAMPRGIYENTSNTIQDIVSRRRSDVLSFGFFFTVFAATNGMMALMRAFNMALQVREKRSYLKARLIALFLTVLLIVVLISAIVVLIVGTIVLDFLFDKGILNEDFNFYLLQIIRYGGIFLIFFLGICVIYYFAPAVHKRLRFFNFGAFIASILGILVTNLFSFYLANFNSYNKLYGSIGTLIALMVWIYLVALILILGFEINISVRDALLFHGSKKEKNTPENS from the coding sequence TTGAAAAGAGCAATTAAATTCTTACAAAATATTTATTTATGGGATACAACAGTTTCGCTGTATCATGTATTGAAAATCTTATGGAAAAAAATCGTAACTTTCGATATTGACCAGCGTGCTGCTTCCGTATCTTATAGTTTTTTATTAGCGGTTTTCCCTGGTGTAATCTTCTTATTTACGCTTATTCCATTTGTACCGATTGAGAATCTTGATGGTCTTATCATGAATTTTCTCCGTGATGCCATGCCACGGGGTATCTACGAAAATACCTCCAATACAATTCAAGACATTGTTAGTCGCCGACGCAGTGATGTACTATCATTTGGTTTTTTCTTTACTGTTTTTGCAGCAACTAATGGGATGATGGCTCTTATGCGAGCGTTTAATATGGCATTACAAGTTCGGGAAAAGCGTAGTTATTTGAAAGCTAGATTGATTGCTTTGTTCCTAACGGTACTTTTGATAGTAGTCTTAATTTCGGCTATCGTAGTATTGATTGTCGGTACAATTGTACTAGATTTTCTCTTCGATAAAGGTATTCTTAATGAAGATTTCAACTTTTACTTGCTTCAAATTATTCGATATGGAGGTATTTTTTTGATTTTCTTTTTGGGGATTTGTGTGATATACTATTTTGCACCTGCGGTTCATAAACGCTTAAGGTTTTTCAATTTTGGTGCATTTATAGCTTCAATTTTGGGTATTTTAGTTACTAATTTATTCTCTTTTTATTTAGCTAATTTCAACTCTTACAATAAGCTTTATGGTTCAATAGGAACACTTATCGCTCTTATGGTTTGGATTTATTTGGTTGCCTTAATCTTAATTTTAGGTTTCGAAATCAATATTTCAGTAAGAGATGCACTATTATTTCATGGCTCAAAAAAAGAAAAAAATACACCAGAAAATTCTTAG
- a CDS encoding MFS transporter produces MIKNRPSYLLVVLVFAQFAGTTLWLSGNAVSAQLEAELGLKLGGWLTSAVQMGFILGTLLNAIFAVPERVLSSRLFVYSALLGALANISITILPFNTPVVLISRLLTGMFLAGIYPIGMKIAADWYGKDLSRAMGYLVGALVLGKAFPYLLKGLSFEWPWRAFLYYISLIALFGGLLLWVLLPDKPLPSQHNQFSIKALGAIFKLPELRAAAFGYFGHMWELYAFWAFVPAIWKTYLHYHPEISFNVYIATFGVIVVGFLGCWLGGLVALRIGSGKVALVQLLISGICCLLLPIFGGASMAIFALLMFVWGVSVVGDSPQFSTLVSRFALPERRGSIITLVTSIGFAITIFSIQLIDFLLELYPYDFRIFWVLCLGPIFGIWSSYRKFASNRSNL; encoded by the coding sequence ATGATAAAAAATAGACCCTCATATCTCTTAGTTGTACTGGTTTTTGCTCAATTTGCAGGTACTACGCTTTGGCTTTCGGGGAATGCCGTTTCTGCACAACTTGAAGCTGAGTTAGGTTTAAAACTTGGTGGCTGGTTGACATCTGCTGTACAAATGGGTTTTATTTTGGGTACTTTGCTCAATGCTATCTTTGCTGTACCCGAACGGGTACTTAGCTCGAGACTCTTTGTCTATTCGGCTCTTTTAGGAGCATTGGCCAATATTAGTATAACAATTTTACCATTTAATACACCAGTAGTACTAATCAGTCGATTGCTTACGGGTATGTTTTTGGCAGGCATTTATCCGATAGGAATGAAAATAGCGGCCGATTGGTATGGCAAGGATTTGAGCCGTGCCATGGGGTATTTGGTAGGGGCACTGGTCTTAGGTAAGGCATTTCCGTATTTATTGAAAGGTCTTAGCTTTGAATGGCCTTGGCGAGCGTTTTTATATTACATAAGTTTAATTGCACTTTTTGGGGGATTATTACTGTGGGTTCTTCTGCCTGATAAACCATTGCCCTCGCAACATAATCAGTTTTCAATTAAGGCTTTAGGAGCGATATTTAAGTTGCCTGAACTTCGAGCGGCTGCTTTTGGTTATTTCGGACACATGTGGGAGCTGTATGCTTTTTGGGCGTTTGTACCTGCTATCTGGAAAACCTACCTGCATTATCATCCAGAAATTTCGTTTAATGTATATATCGCTACATTTGGCGTTATTGTAGTTGGCTTTTTAGGGTGTTGGCTTGGAGGGTTAGTGGCTTTGAGGATTGGAAGTGGAAAAGTAGCTTTGGTGCAATTATTAATCTCAGGTATTTGTTGTTTACTATTGCCCATTTTCGGGGGGGCTTCTATGGCTATCTTTGCTTTACTAATGTTTGTTTGGGGAGTTTCGGTAGTGGGTGATTCGCCGCAATTTTCTACCTTAGTTTCTCGTTTTGCTTTACCTGAACGCCGAGGAAGTATCATTACTCTCGTAACAAGTATAGGCTTTGCTATAACGATATTCTCTATTCAATTGATTGATTTTCTCCTTGAATTATACCCATACGATTTTCGAATATTTTGGGTGCTATGTTTAGGTCCTATCTTTGGAATATGGTCGAGCTATCGGAAATTTGCGAGTAATAGAAGCAATTTATGA
- a CDS encoding nuclear transport factor 2 family protein — MKKILIIAFSLIFGQAALAQNTKADVEALERKRFAAQVSKDFDFLEKVFADDLVYTHSSGKQDSKQSYIQSIKDGKSVYDKIDVEEIMVRDYGKTAVVNGRVTITQGTASGKPSILPLRYTVVYTKNGKKGWQLNTWQSLKLAN; from the coding sequence ATGAAAAAAATATTAATTATAGCTTTTTCGCTCATTTTCGGACAAGCTGCTTTGGCTCAAAATACCAAAGCTGATGTGGAAGCTCTCGAACGCAAGCGTTTTGCAGCACAAGTATCGAAAGATTTTGATTTTCTTGAAAAAGTCTTTGCCGATGACTTGGTTTACACACATTCAAGCGGTAAACAAGATAGCAAACAATCATACATTCAATCTATCAAAGATGGGAAAAGCGTTTATGATAAAATTGATGTAGAAGAAATTATGGTTCGTGATTATGGCAAAACGGCCGTAGTTAACGGAAGGGTTACTATCACTCAAGGAACTGCCAGTGGTAAACCAAGCATTTTACCACTAAGATACACTGTTGTATATACAAAAAATGGCAAAAAAGGTTGGCAATTAAATACTTGGCAATCATTGAAACTCGCTAATTAA
- a CDS encoding MFS transporter — MEKIGKYRWTICALVFFATTVNYLDRQVISLLKSVLTTELKWDDGDYANIEIAFKLFYSFGMLIAGGVVDKLGTKKGYAWATGLWSLAAIGHAFANSAFGFMIARAFLGVTEAGNFPAAIKTTAEWFPRKERALATGIFNSGTNIGAIIAPLSVPVIAVVWGWQWAFILTGLIGFIWLVLWQLYYTTPQDSKKLSKTEYDYIHSDKDDEQPAPNEEKVPWIKLLGFRQTWAFALGKFLSDPIWWFYLFWLPDFLQSQYKLSLIEISIPVAVVYIISTVGSIGGGYLPMALINRGMPVFKARKTSMFIFALFVIPVIFSQMAGQVNMWLAVLVIGIAASAHQAWSANIFTTVSDMFPKKATASVVGIGGMAGGLGGILLSWAVQKNMFVYYRSINQIETAYYIMFAICAGAYLLAWLIMHLLVPKMSKVNL, encoded by the coding sequence ATGGAAAAAATCGGTAAGTATCGCTGGACCATCTGTGCTCTGGTGTTTTTTGCAACAACAGTCAATTACCTTGATAGACAGGTGATTAGCTTATTAAAATCAGTTCTTACAACAGAACTTAAATGGGACGACGGTGATTACGCTAACATCGAAATTGCTTTCAAATTATTTTATTCATTCGGGATGCTCATAGCAGGTGGTGTAGTTGATAAACTCGGCACCAAAAAAGGTTATGCTTGGGCTACTGGTTTGTGGAGTTTGGCGGCTATTGGTCATGCATTTGCTAATTCTGCTTTCGGATTTATGATTGCTCGTGCATTTTTAGGAGTTACTGAAGCTGGAAACTTCCCTGCGGCTATTAAAACAACTGCTGAGTGGTTTCCAAGAAAAGAAAGAGCTTTGGCAACGGGTATCTTCAACTCTGGTACAAATATCGGTGCTATTATTGCTCCTCTATCCGTTCCAGTTATTGCCGTGGTTTGGGGTTGGCAGTGGGCATTTATTCTAACTGGTCTTATCGGCTTTATTTGGTTAGTTTTATGGCAATTATATTATACTACACCTCAAGATTCAAAGAAATTAAGCAAAACCGAATACGATTATATTCACTCTGACAAAGATGACGAACAACCAGCACCAAATGAAGAGAAAGTGCCTTGGATAAAACTTTTGGGTTTCCGCCAAACATGGGCTTTTGCATTAGGTAAATTCCTTAGTGACCCAATTTGGTGGTTTTATCTATTCTGGTTACCAGATTTTCTTCAAAGTCAATACAAACTTTCGCTCATCGAAATTTCTATTCCTGTTGCGGTAGTTTATATAATCTCTACAGTTGGCAGTATCGGTGGTGGATATTTACCAATGGCACTTATCAACCGTGGTATGCCTGTTTTTAAAGCTCGTAAAACGTCGATGTTTATTTTTGCTTTATTTGTAATTCCAGTAATTTTTTCACAAATGGCAGGGCAAGTTAATATGTGGTTGGCTGTCCTCGTAATCGGAATCGCGGCCTCTGCTCACCAAGCATGGAGTGCAAACATCTTTACCACAGTATCTGATATGTTCCCGAAAAAAGCTACAGCTTCGGTAGTTGGTATTGGTGGCATGGCTGGGGGTTTAGGTGGAATTTTACTAAGTTGGGCTGTTCAGAAAAATATGTTTGTGTATTACAGAAGCATCAACCAAATCGAAACAGCCTATTACATCATGTTTGCGATTTGTGCAGGAGCTTACCTTTTGGCTTGGCTTATTATGCACTTATTAGTGCCAAAAATGAGTAAAGTAAATCTTTGA